CCGATCCCCAGTTACCGTTATCCGTGCCCTTAACGCCAAAGTAATTCACAATATGATTGAAAAGGTTCATGCGACAAGCTTAAGCGTGGTGCATAAGCTCAACAGGAGGTCGGGCAGTGTGTGCCAAGATAGGCTTCGACTGCTCCACAGGGCTGACTTCCTCGGGCTCATCCGTCATGTCGTCGACGATGACGGCAGGCATGGTGCTTGCCGcatcctcaggcttgtaGATGAGAGTAGAAGAGCGCGAGCGTGTTCGGCCAGGCAGCGCAGAGTCGGGAGGAGTGACAGGTGAGTCTTGGTCCTCATCCATAGGTCCAGGGCGGTGGTGCAGCTTAGCAAGCGCATCAGCGAGATCCTCAGCGTGGACCAGCTTGTTGGGCGCATCCTCGAGGCGCATCTCCCAGCCATGGGGAGGACTAGGTGGCggcgagatgaagaagagcttgccaGCATCAGGAAGAGCAAGGTGCTCATCGCGCTTATCGACGGGTGTAGGCATGCCAAAGTAGACTCGGCACTGCTGACCCATGATTGCCTCGTTATCCCATACTTGGCGAACGGCGATAGCAGCCTGCTCGtcaaagaaggagacgaCAATGCGACGGAATGATTTTAGCGGCGCGAAAGCGTGGATGGGTGCGGAGTGGGTGATGAGATCGCGGATAACCTGGAGGTTCTcggggaggaagatggcCGGGTCGGTGaggttggtgaagaggagggtgTTTGAAGGAGGCGTAGGCGGGGTCATGGGTGGGATATTAGAAAGGTCGAGGGTGAGGTTTGAGCGACGCGAagcggaggaggaagatcgGGAGTGTTGCGGTGAGGTCTCCATTTTGTGAAGGTGGTTGTTGTGTATTAGATGTGGATGTagaggtgaggttgaagagcagTTATGATAACTGGCTCTGGATGTTGGTAGAGACGGAGATGTAAACAGTGCAAGATCTGCGGGAGGTTCCTGTCGATCTGTTGATATTTGAATCGAGTATTGAAAAGGTGTTTCTCTAGATTGTTTCTGAGTGTTGCTGAGTTGAGCTGAGTGAATAAGACGGAAAAGTGCGAAGGTCGGTGTCTATTATATTTCTATGGTATTCCACTTTCCAATGGAAGCGCCGCCTCCCGCCTCAGGAACACGACGACAAGTCAACCAAGCCTCCCGGCGGCTGGGGAACTCGCTGCTCGCCCTTGTGCAGTCGGGTGGCCAGGGCACACACGTACAGAACAGAGCAGAGCCTAACAGGGCTAGCGGACTCACAGGGGGTGTTGTTCATGGAGTTTCGGGGCTGTGCACTGCAAGGTCCCAGTATTTTGCCTCTTTTGGGCCAGTAAGGCCTTGAcggctttggcgatggcgattCCATTTGGTCCGGGCCAGAATGTTAAGCTTTTTTCCCTCCTGCGATAAATCAAAACGAGCAAGGTCCGTGTATCCTTTTTTTCTGTTGAGGAGATTTGTGAGGGCTGTGTTAAGaaatgccaatgccatctcGACTCATGGTTGTTGTCCAAGGTTGTCTTGCTCCGTCTCGACTAATGATGGTCCTGCGGGCTAGAGACTCATGACTATCAAACAGCACCTGGTTGGCCAAGTTTTGCTACCATTCAAGGTATTCCATGTTTGTATGTTTTTAGAATAGGAAGTCTATAATTCCTCGAATCATACTGTCATCCTTAGAAAAGACAAAAATAACGTTTTATGGAAACCGGTGAGTTGTCATGTTAATCTATCACAGCCCTTGTACCAGAGGTTGGCTTGTCTGATCGTATGTCTCgaaatgccatcttcaaactCCATCCAAGCCATCTAATGTTTTACCGCTCATGAATCGATCCAACCATGAATTTGACACACCCACCACCTGGAAGCCTGCATGGCGCTACTGCAGTGTATTGCATTTTGACCCCGGaccttcaacctcgataTACTTTTTGCCATGAACAGGTGTTACAAGAGATTGCACGACACGAGATCAATATTTCTGTGAATAAACTACATTTTGCGAATACTATGGCCATCCAAAAGCATGTTGTTCTATTCTCAATCAGTTTGCAATAGCATATGTTCTTAGATATCGATTGAACTGTTAACAAGACTCCCTACCTATCTAAACGCGAGGATCCCCCACGGCACATCAGCTGCAGCCAGTCACAGCTCTTAAACACCCGATGACACTCCTCAAAACATCGAAGGCCAAGGGGGCTGTGCAAGAGGAGAAACAACAATTTGAATCCCAATCTTTGAGCGAGCGAGCTCATTCCTCTTTCGTCCGAGCCTCCCGAACACACGATCGAGGTCCTCAAGTGTGATCCTAAGGCCTAAGCCCATACAGCAAAGCCTAGAACGCCTCCTACTATCAATATTCTGTACTGCCTCCAGCTTTGGTCTTGTGGCTATATCTTTTGGCGAGATTGCGGTAAACCTCCGCCCTCTTTGCTAGACTGGGGTCGTCCCGAAACCGACGGCATAGGCTACCTAGTCCAACCCCGTATTCAAGGAATGGCCTCGGGATATGGAGCTCTCTATGCCGAGCGGGGCGCTTCGTTTCGTGGGTGAGGCCTTGGCCAACTCTAGGTGAGACTATCGTTAATGTCGTCACTTTTGCCAACTCCTGCAATGTCTACATTCCGACACGGGACAAAGAGGCAGCTTGTCGTGCTGTCTAGTCACGAGATGCGATTCAatgatgttcttgacgacTGTTCTCTGAATCAACTAAACCCTTGTGCCTCAAGCCAACATTAGCCCAGAATATGCCAACATATCATTGTCTTTAGATTAACAACTCCTCAATTCAGCCAAGCTTTAGAATTGTCCCCTGTTTTATCCAGTGACATACAAAATCGAAACCCTTGCAGGGATATTCAGACGGGTAGTtatctcaacaccaactaGAGTCAAAAAAAGTCTTCCTATACCTTCCCGATCTGGAGGTCCAGACATTGACACGATAAAGGACTTTAGGCGAGGTCTGAGGTGACTCTCAAAAGGTCGATTGATCGGTAGAACAAGTTGTGATACTATGTAATCAAGATAACAAAACGGTTATATGAGAATATCCCTGGGATCTGGTTAGAGGCCTCGGTTTACTACTTTGTAACTACGGTTCCTGATCTAAGGCTTGGTGGTCGAATCAGATATCTCTCGCGGATACGGCCAGAGTCTAATTGAGAGTCTCGAATCGATAGccaattccaattccaattccaattccaatACGAGAATATAGTGATATTCTCCTGTCTCCTCTGCCCGACACCGAGGAATCCAATAACTCGTTGGCCTCCAAATCCCTTAAACCCTCCGAAACCAGCAACGCCACAGCGCACAAGCCACCCGTCTCATCCCTGTTCTCGATACCGCCCCGCTGGGAGGCAGCTCAGTTCAGCTCATCCATGCAAGGAACCCAGAGCCCGGACCAGACGTGGCTCAGATCAACAATAACGTCACTCGAGCAATGCCATTCATGAATCCTGCAATTTGCAAATAGCCACGCTTGATTCGTGGCTTGGCTTATATGGAAACGAAGCCCGTGATTTTCCTATGGCGCAGCAGCTGGGCTCGTGATAGTACTGTTCGACAACGTCAGAGGAGAGCTAAGCCCGCGAGCATCGGACTTTTCATTGATTCATACAGCAGATACTATACAGATGCGACTAGTCTACAGATTTACAATACCGCCTCATAATTAGCTCAAGGCGATCAAGGGTCCAAGCTGCCATGTCGAGCTGGGCCCATAAGCACCAGCTTCTCCACACGTTTATTTCAGCTCAGCTACCCTAGCTCTGGCCCAGTCTATCGAAGCTCGACGCCCAGCTCTTTGACCAAAGCTTTGCGCACATCCTCGTGGAAAGCGACGGCCTCATCGTTAGTCAGAGTCCGCTCCAAGCTGCGGTAAACAATGCGATACGCCATGCTCTTGCGGCCCGTCTTGGGGTGCGTGAACTCATCAATCAGGCGCACATCCTCGACCACGTCACCCGCCACGTTACGGACAATTTCCATAACGTCGTTTTCATGGAATGTGCCCTTGGTGTTGCCACCTGCTGCTGTCGTGGAGCTAAGCCAGAAGGACACGTCTTTGGGGCAGGGAGGATACTTGGAGAAGGGGACGAAGCGCTTCAAGTTATCGAGATTGTCGGTCACGCCCTCGAACTGGGATAGGAAGCGCTTGTCTTTTGACCAGAAGAGGCGAATGTCagggatcttgaagagaagcatGGCAATGCGGtcgatgccaatgccaaAAGCCCAACCAAGTTGGTCAGGTACACCAGCGTTGATGTAGATATCCTGCTTGACCACACCACAGCCCAGTACCTCGAGCCAGTCACCGGCATAGTaaacctccagctcccatGAGGGGCTGGTAAAGGGGAAGTAAGCTTCTACCCATCGCATTTGCAAAGGCTCGTCCACGAAGTTGGGGTCATCTTTGATGGCAGTAGCCTTGGCCCGAGAGAAGATATCGACGACCATGTTTTCTAATGACCTCTTGAGATGAGCACCGAtagcctcagcctcagcagctgtGTGATGAGCATCTTGGAGAGGGTTTGTCTCAGGATGCATAGGAGGGTTTGGGTCATCGACCTTGACTCCATGAACGGGTagcttctcaaagtccttcCATAccgcagcagcaacatcaccattGGGAACCTTGGTACGATCCCATGACATTGCACCCTCCATCTGATGGAACACGGGATAGTGGCTGCGGTCAATGGCATCTCGTCTGTATACATCGGCAGACACAAGGTACCCCGCGCTCTGGTTAGCTCGGAATGTGTCGGCCTGGTGAGCACTCGTATGCGTTCGCAGTAGTGTTTCGCTATTCAAGTAGTATGTATCGGACAGGGCGCGGCCGGGATGGTTCGCGGGAAATCCTAACGAATCGAAGTTCTGAGCTGTCGACACCACAGGGCTGAACTCATTGTGATACTTGAACGTCGGCTCAGGGAAGTTGGCCTGGATAATCTGGCGGGTGATGGACACAGGGTGATCTTTCAAGAGGTGAAGTTTCCTTGCAGTGGCCTCGAGGACATTGTCGGGTACGTTGAACCATTGAGGAtcggtcttgatggtctGGTCGCGGATAGTCACGGAGCCTGGAGTTCCCGTCGGGCGTGCTGCAACAAGGCCGAACCAGTCAGCGAGACGTCCATGCAAGTAATGGACTGGAAGTAGACCGACCCGACGAGTAAGTCCTCGCGGCGCAAGCTGTTGGTAGAAGAATAGAGCTTCGGGGAAGCTGGGCAGGTCGCGGGGCAGAAACCCTCAGGCACCGCATGCCCTGGACGTAGAGTCTCATTCTGAAGACTTGTGAAGCTCGACAGTTACATTACAGGCCGAACGGGCCACGCAATAGACGCCAATGGCTGGTTGCTTTATCGTAGATTGAATACTCGAACGCCGAAAGTGGTTCCACGATTGGTTGGTTGTATCACCAAAGCTGCAAAAATGTTCGGCGTTCGGCCTTACAGCTCCTCCGGATATAACCAATCCAATGCAGTTCACTCACAATTAAATtcaacttcagctcttctccaacgGCCTCGCATAGAGATAGCATTACAACCTAGCGCATCCTGCGTCGCTTCGGCGACTTGACAGCCGATCCCGCTCCGATTGTCCGGTTACAGTAGCTAAACACCGGGCCAATTGATAACTTTCCGCGATGTCGGTAGCAACAGCTGAGGCTCATGCACTTAAAAAAAGCGAGCCCTTGCTGTAGTAGTAATCATAACTAACCgacctttttcttttttcacCTTCCCACATCATCCACTTCCATTCTTATCTCAACTTGGCTCAACTTAACTtacagtcaagtcaagtcaagttatGGAACCTTCAGTCGATCGACATTGAGCAGCTTAACTTTAGATAGTCTAAGCTAAACTCGTCCTTTTCCCAGTATTTTGCTTTGGCTTGTGAAACTAAAAAAAAACCAACCCACGTCTTGGCTACCAGCCAGGAAGCAATGAGCAAATCGACGGAGATGGCGCCTGTAAAGACAGGAAAGGCGACGGCTGatgcgaagaagacgacgataAGATACCCCTTTTGGTTTGGCGGAAGTGCCAGTAGCATGGCAGCTTGCGTTACACATCCTTTGGATCTTGGTGCGTTTTGCGATCTCGAGATATGACGAAATTCAGCTAACATTGAACAGTCAAGGTAACTCTTCACAACGTCTCGTGACAGCATAACAAAGTCTTACTCTCTCTAGGTTCGTCTTCAAATGCGCACAGGCAATGCGCCCAAGAACATGGTCGGCACGTTCGTCCACATTCTTCGTCACGATGGTCCTCTCGGTCTTTACAGCGGTATATCCGCCTCTCTCTTGCGCCAGATGACATATTCAACCGTGCGATTCGGTGTCTACGAAGAGGTCAAGACACGTCTTACACGCCGTAACGAAGGTCGCGATCCATCTTTCATGACACTCGTTGCCCTAGCCGCTGGATCTGGTTTCGTAGGAGGCATTGCTGGAAACTTTGCCGATGTTCTCAACGTGCGCATGCAACACGATGCTGCGCTTCCTCATGCTGAGCGCCGAAACTACCGTCATGCTTTTGACGGTATGGTCCGTATGGCGCGTGAGGAGGGGCCCAAGAGTATGTTCCGTGGATGGTTGCCCAACAGTGGCCGTGCCATGTTCATGACTGCTGGTCAGCTTGCCAGCTACGATGTCTCAAAGagtctgcttctccagtATACGCCCATGGAGGATAACCTCAAGACTCACTTTACTTCCTCGTTCATCGCTGGTTTGGTCGCTGCTACTGTAACAAGCCCTATCGACGTCATCAAGACTCGTGTTATGTCTTCAGCATATGATCACAACATCTTGCACCTGATTCGCGACATTCACCGAACTGACGGTCTTATGTGGATGTTCAAGGGCTGGGTTCCCAGCTTCCTCCGACTCGGACCGTACGTATCTCCTTTCTCTGTGTCAAATCTCACCTAACGGTTTCGCAGACAAACTATTTGTACATTTGTCTTCCTAGAGATGCACCGAAAGGCCTAccgcaaggtcaagggctTGGATACTAACCTGTAGACTTGACATGACATGAtagaccaagaagatgggcATGCTTTGGCGTTTTCGTTTTGTCGTTTCGTCACGTAAGAGCGGCGATCATCCTGTTGGCGTTACTGCTTTGTTACTCAAGATCTCTTACACGAGCATCTTGTGTAGGAACCTGGTTTGTAAAACATACTCAACATAGAGGAGGATAAGGATGGGTATAGAAATTAGCATTGTCGTTCAAAGCACTAAAATGTATACATCGTGCCAACATTG
This genomic interval from Fusarium verticillioides 7600 chromosome 1, whole genome shotgun sequence contains the following:
- a CDS encoding phenylalanyl-tRNA synthetase, encoding MRLYVQGMRCLRVSAPRPAQLPRSSILLPTACAARTYSSARPTGTPGSVTIRDQTIKTDPQWFNVPDNVLEATARKLHLLKDHPVSITRQIIQANFPEPTFKYHNEFSPVVSTAQNFDSLGFPANHPGRALSDTYYLNSETLLRTHTSAHQADTFRANQSAGYLVSADVYRRDAIDRSHYPVFHQMEGAMSWDRTKVPNGDVAAAVWKDFEKLPVHGVKVDDPNPPMHPETNPLQDAHHTAAEAEAIGAHLKRSLENMVVDIFSRAKATAIKDDPNFVDEPLQMRWVEAYFPFTSPSWELEVYYAGDWLEVLGCGVVKQDIYINAGVPDQLGWAFGIGIDRIAMLLFKIPDIRLFWSKDKRFLSQFEGVTDNLDNLKRFVPFSKYPPCPKDVSFWLSSTTAAGGNTKGTFHENDVMEIVRNVAGDVVEDVRLIDEFTHPKTGRKSMAYRIVYRSLERTLTNDEAVAFHEDVRKALVKELGVELR